Proteins co-encoded in one Campylobacter ornithocola genomic window:
- the tkt gene encoding transketolase, with protein MLQKQANTIRFLCADMIQKANSGHPGAPMGLADIMSVLSTHLVHNPKDPTWLNRDRLVFSGGHASTLLYSFLHLSGYDISLEDLKNFRQLHSKTPGHPEIFTPGVEIATGPLGQGIANAVGFAMAAKKASLLLGEDIINHKVYCLCGDGDLQEGISYEACSLAGLHKLDNLIIIYDSNNISIEGDVAIAFNENVKERFRAQNFEVLEIDGHDFEQIDLALKTAKESKKPCLIIAHTTIAKGALELEGSHHSHGAPLGEELIKKAKEALGFDPQKTFEIPEEVKIRFSAAIELGDLAQAKWQDKVNKLDLEKQALLKELLEPDFSKIQFPDFKGKDLATRDSNGIILNAIAKALPGFLGGSADLGPSNKTELKDMGDFPNGKNIHYGIREHAMAAISNAFARYGLFMPFCATFFIFSEYLKPAARIAALMKIKHFFIFTHDSIGVGEDGPTHQPIEQLSTFRAMPNSLTFRPADGVENVKAWQIALKTNMPSVFVLSRQKLSALNESVFGDVENGAYLLEENANAQITLLASGSEVSLCLKVAKILKEKGVVVNVVSMPCYELFIAQEKSYKERILQGKVIGVEAANSNELYRICDELYGIESFGESGKDKEVFEHFGFSEEKLSSYVLSLCNEK; from the coding sequence ATGTTACAAAAACAAGCCAATACTATAAGATTTTTATGTGCTGATATGATACAAAAAGCAAATAGTGGTCATCCAGGTGCTCCTATGGGTTTAGCAGATATTATGAGTGTTTTAAGTACTCATTTAGTGCATAATCCAAAAGACCCTACATGGTTAAATCGTGATAGATTAGTTTTTTCAGGGGGTCATGCTAGTACTTTGCTTTATAGTTTTTTGCATTTGAGTGGTTATGATATAAGCTTAGAAGATCTAAAAAATTTCCGTCAATTACACTCTAAAACACCAGGTCACCCTGAAATTTTTACTCCAGGTGTTGAAATCGCTACAGGACCTTTAGGACAAGGCATTGCAAATGCAGTTGGTTTTGCTATGGCAGCTAAAAAAGCAAGTTTGCTTTTGGGTGAGGATATTATCAATCATAAAGTGTATTGTTTATGTGGTGATGGAGATTTGCAAGAAGGAATTTCTTATGAGGCTTGTTCTTTAGCAGGGCTTCATAAGCTTGATAATTTAATCATCATTTATGATAGCAATAATATTTCAATCGAAGGCGATGTGGCTATTGCTTTTAATGAAAATGTAAAAGAACGTTTTAGAGCACAAAATTTTGAAGTACTTGAGATAGATGGACATGATTTTGAACAAATTGACTTAGCATTAAAAACTGCAAAAGAAAGTAAAAAGCCTTGCTTGATTATAGCTCATACTACCATAGCTAAGGGAGCTTTGGAGCTTGAAGGAAGTCATCATTCTCACGGAGCACCTTTGGGTGAAGAGCTTATTAAGAAAGCAAAAGAAGCTTTGGGTTTTGATCCGCAAAAAACTTTTGAAATTCCAGAAGAAGTTAAAATTCGCTTTAGTGCCGCAATAGAACTTGGTGATTTAGCACAAGCCAAATGGCAAGATAAGGTTAATAAGCTAGATTTAGAAAAACAAGCTTTGTTAAAAGAGCTTTTAGAGCCTGATTTTTCAAAAATACAATTTCCTGATTTTAAAGGAAAAGATTTGGCTACTAGAGATAGTAATGGTATAATTTTAAATGCTATAGCTAAAGCTTTGCCAGGATTTTTAGGTGGTAGTGCAGATTTAGGTCCATCAAATAAAACAGAGCTTAAAGATATGGGTGATTTTCCAAATGGTAAAAATATCCACTATGGTATAAGAGAACATGCAATGGCTGCTATATCGAATGCTTTTGCAAGATATGGTTTATTTATGCCTTTTTGTGCTACATTTTTTATATTTAGCGAATATTTAAAACCTGCTGCAAGAATAGCAGCTTTGATGAAAATCAAACACTTTTTTATCTTTACTCATGATAGTATAGGCGTAGGTGAAGATGGTCCAACTCATCAACCTATAGAGCAACTTAGCACCTTTAGAGCTATGCCAAATTCATTAACATTTAGGCCTGCTGATGGGGTTGAAAATGTAAAAGCATGGCAAATAGCACTTAAAACTAATATGCCAAGTGTTTTTGTTTTATCGCGTCAAAAATTAAGTGCTTTAAATGAATCTGTTTTTGGAGATGTAGAAAATGGAGCTTATTTATTAGAAGAAAATGCTAATGCACAAATTACTCTTTTGGCAAGTGGTAGTGAAGTATCATTATGTTTAAAAGTAGCTAAAATTTTAAAAGAAAAAGGCGTAGTTGTTAATGTAGTTTCTATGCCTTGTTATGAATTATTTATCGCTCAAGAAAAGTCTTACAAAGAAAGAATTTTACAAGGTAAAGTTATAGGTGTGGAAGCTGCAAACTCAAACGAACTGTATAGAATTTGCGATGAGCTTTATGGTATAGAAAGTTTTGGTGAAAGTGGCAAAGATAAAGAAGTATTTGAGCATTTTGGATTTAGCGAGGAGAAATTAAGCTCATATGTTTTAAGTTTATGTAATGAAAAATAA
- a CDS encoding MlaE family lipid ABC transporter permease subunit, translating into MKNKIIKDIKNQECVFSVFGIWDKTSVGKFEKLDFPTQKNIIFDFANLDFIDTAGVRYFLALENELKQKDYKFSRINLKSEHAKLFELCQKHYKSFHNTQEDKKTIKDFFENLGKKVVVSFTLLVQFLNFIGLIIYTCFKTLLNPKKLRFKAFLYHVENSAINALPIIMLTSLLVGVVLAYQAAYQLAQFGANIYIVDLMGISATRELAPLISAIVIAGRSASSYTAQIGVMKLTDEIDAMKTMGFKESEFIILPRVLALTFAMPLVVIVADILSVLGGIIVAWFSLEISASEFMSRFKEAVELKHIIIGLIKAPIFGFLIASIACFRGFFVQKTTESIGIYTTKSVVNAIFWVIAFDAIFSVFLTKAGF; encoded by the coding sequence ATGAAAAATAAAATCATCAAAGATATTAAAAACCAAGAATGTGTTTTTAGTGTCTTTGGTATATGGGATAAAACTAGTGTGGGAAAATTTGAAAAATTAGATTTTCCTACTCAAAAAAACATTATTTTTGATTTTGCAAATTTAGATTTCATAGATACTGCAGGAGTTAGATATTTTCTAGCTTTAGAAAATGAACTTAAACAAAAAGATTATAAATTTAGTAGGATAAATCTTAAAAGCGAGCATGCTAAGCTTTTTGAACTTTGTCAAAAACACTATAAAAGTTTTCATAATACTCAAGAAGATAAAAAAACAATTAAAGATTTTTTTGAAAATTTAGGCAAGAAAGTTGTAGTTTCTTTTACACTTTTAGTGCAGTTTTTAAATTTCATAGGGCTTATTATTTATACTTGTTTTAAAACACTTTTAAATCCTAAAAAACTTCGTTTTAAAGCATTTTTATACCATGTAGAAAATAGTGCTATTAATGCTTTGCCTATTATTATGCTAACTTCATTGCTTGTGGGTGTAGTTCTTGCTTATCAAGCTGCTTATCAACTTGCACAATTTGGAGCTAATATTTATATAGTAGATTTGATGGGGATTTCTGCTACTAGAGAACTTGCACCATTAATTAGTGCTATTGTTATTGCAGGTAGAAGTGCAAGTTCTTACACGGCTCAAATTGGAGTGATGAAGCTTACTGATGAAATAGATGCTATGAAAACAATGGGGTTTAAAGAAAGTGAATTTATCATTTTACCTAGAGTTTTGGCCTTGACTTTTGCTATGCCTTTAGTGGTTATAGTAGCTGATATTTTGAGTGTTTTGGGTGGAATTATAGTTGCTTGGTTTAGTTTAGAAATTAGTGCAAGTGAGTTTATGAGTCGTTTTAAAGAGGCAGTGGAGTTAAAGCACATCATCATAGGGCTTATAAAAGCACCTATTTTTGGATTTTTGATTGCTTCTATTGCTTGTTTTAGAGGGTTTTTTGTGCAAAAAACAACAGAAAGTATAGGTATTTACACAACAAAAAGTGTGGTAAATGCTATCTTTTGGGTGATAGCTTTTGATGCAATTTTTTCTGTATTTTTAACAAAGGCTGGATTTTGA
- a CDS encoding ABC transporter ATP-binding protein, whose protein sequence is MIIKAKNISTYFGSKCVHEDISFEVQDNEIFGILGGSGSGKSVLLRQMLMLEHFDNGEYEILGKKLKNISDENALFLQKQWGVVFQYGALFSFFNILENISIPLVEYTKLSKNDIKEIAIMKLKMVGLDESVAKLYPSELSGGMKKRVAIARALALDSKLLFLDEPTSGLDPYSSREFDELLLSLKQSFRLCVILITHDKESMKNILDRFLIIEDKKVGFLGNIQTLQEQNSRLYERFMQ, encoded by the coding sequence TTGATTATAAAAGCTAAAAATATCAGTACTTATTTTGGAAGCAAATGTGTTCATGAAGATATTAGTTTTGAAGTACAGGATAATGAAATTTTTGGTATTTTAGGTGGTAGTGGTAGTGGTAAATCTGTGCTTTTAAGACAAATGTTAATGCTTGAGCATTTTGATAATGGTGAGTATGAAATTCTAGGAAAGAAATTAAAAAATATCAGTGATGAAAATGCTTTGTTCTTACAAAAACAATGGGGTGTTGTTTTTCAATATGGAGCGTTATTTAGTTTTTTTAATATACTTGAAAACATTAGTATACCTTTAGTTGAATACACAAAGCTTAGTAAAAATGACATTAAAGAAATAGCTATAATGAAGCTTAAAATGGTAGGGCTTGATGAAAGTGTGGCAAAGCTTTATCCAAGTGAGTTAAGCGGAGGTATGAAAAAAAGAGTTGCTATAGCTAGAGCTTTGGCGCTTGATAGTAAATTACTTTTTTTGGATGAGCCAACTTCAGGGCTTGATCCTTATAGTTCAAGAGAATTTGATGAGTTGCTTTTAAGTTTAAAACAAAGTTTTAGATTGTGTGTGATTTTAATTACTCATGATAAAGAAAGTATGAAAAATATACTAGATAGATTTTTAATTATAGAAGATAAAAAAGTAGGTTTTTTGGGAAATATTCAAACCTTACAAGAACAAAATTCAAGACTTTATGAGAGGTTTATGCAATAA
- a CDS encoding MlaD family protein, protein MENKANYILIGIFVSVLFFISLFFIVWYGNLKDEKSFKYYEIYIEESVAGLSVKAPVKFLGVDVGSVENISIDSSSKQLRVKILVKLDSNLVVKTDTYASLQIQGITGFKFIQLAGGSEEASVLKADGDMYPIIKSKESFFTSIDKQANNLLELINISKVKLESLLSDKNLKNIEQILQNSSDFFMYLNAQTPVFLTNLNKTSSKLGKSSDDFSNFLNNANEQLNEFNKSRMLLNENLDILRILFLDFTQLLKNLKQNPSDVIYKDKTIQYAPGE, encoded by the coding sequence ATGGAAAATAAAGCAAATTATATTTTAATAGGAATTTTTGTTAGTGTGTTGTTTTTTATCAGCTTGTTTTTTATAGTTTGGTACGGAAATTTAAAAGATGAAAAATCTTTCAAGTATTATGAAATTTATATAGAAGAATCTGTAGCAGGTCTTAGTGTAAAAGCACCAGTTAAATTTTTAGGCGTTGATGTAGGAAGTGTTGAAAATATCAGTATAGATAGCTCAAGCAAGCAACTAAGAGTAAAAATTTTAGTTAAGCTTGATTCGAATTTAGTGGTTAAGACAGATACTTATGCGAGCTTGCAAATTCAAGGTATAACAGGATTTAAATTTATTCAGTTGGCAGGTGGTAGCGAGGAAGCTAGTGTTTTAAAGGCAGATGGTGATATGTATCCTATTATAAAATCAAAAGAAAGTTTTTTTACAAGTATAGATAAGCAAGCAAATAATCTTTTAGAACTTATTAATATTTCAAAAGTAAAACTAGAAAGTCTTTTAAGTGATAAAAATTTAAAAAATATAGAACAAATTTTACAAAACTCATCAGATTTTTTTATGTATTTAAACGCTCAAACACCAGTATTTTTAACAAATTTAAATAAAACTAGTTCTAAGCTTGGTAAAAGCTCAGATGATTTTTCAAATTTTTTAAACAACGCTAATGAGCAGCTTAATGAGTTCAACAAAAGTAGAATGCTCTTAAATGAGAATTTAGACATTTTACGAATTTTATTTTTAGATTTTACTCAATTGTTGAAAAACTTGAAGCAAAATCCTTCAGATGTAATTTATAAAGATAAAACCATTCAATATGCTCCAGGAGAATAA
- a CDS encoding ABC-type transport auxiliary lipoprotein family protein, translated as MKILYISLIAIFFSACSLISPNQTLPANKYFSINLEKLEQTQNKIKNSTIMVSLPKGLAYTNEIFYKKDHVVNAYAYHFWKENPALMIKTFLEFHLQDLGVFKAVLNQDSLASADYILESKVDILEQDFSDEIHSKIKLGISLNLVQINTRKLLASRYFYYEKRLNDNDPEVLIQNYNELFLFLAKDFRAWIDQNLE; from the coding sequence ATGAAAATTTTATATATTAGTTTAATAGCTATTTTTTTTAGTGCCTGCTCTTTGATTAGTCCGAATCAAACTTTACCTGCAAATAAGTATTTTAGTATCAATTTAGAAAAATTAGAGCAAACTCAAAACAAGATAAAAAATTCTACCATCATGGTTTCTTTGCCTAAAGGTTTGGCTTATACTAATGAAATTTTTTATAAAAAAGATCATGTTGTTAATGCATATGCATATCATTTTTGGAAAGAAAATCCTGCTTTGATGATTAAAACTTTTTTAGAATTTCATCTTCAAGATTTAGGAGTATTTAAAGCGGTTTTAAATCAAGATAGCTTAGCTAGTGCTGATTATATCTTAGAAAGTAAAGTAGATATACTAGAGCAAGATTTTAGTGATGAGATACATTCTAAAATAAAATTGGGCATTAGTTTAAATTTAGTGCAAATAAATACAAGAAAACTTTTAGCAAGTAGGTATTTTTACTACGAAAAAAGACTAAATGACAATGATCCTGAGGTTTTAATCCAAAATTATAATGAACTTTTTTTGTTTCTTGCTAAAGATTTTAGAGCTTGGATAGATCAAAATTTGGAATAA
- a CDS encoding flagellar FLiS export co-chaperone yields MRDELEILQKHLGQVSSKIDGVNLKHQTQKFSEDITDANDFVGALQILDSSLKKILKLLEDKNYEDVQDKVLIASESLKIVDNCSFLGNALFDNNYNVNVGSKAFAFEICNPLKILETSDYEGMKAYIEDKREEIASMLSELAVAIATYTPSQSFGGSNFDSMNDFDFTKLFK; encoded by the coding sequence ATGAGAGATGAGTTAGAAATCTTACAAAAACATTTAGGACAAGTAAGTTCTAAAATAGATGGTGTAAATTTAAAACATCAAACACAAAAATTTAGTGAAGATATTACTGATGCAAATGATTTTGTTGGAGCTTTGCAAATTTTAGATTCTTCGTTGAAAAAAATCTTAAAACTTTTAGAAGATAAAAATTATGAAGATGTGCAAGATAAAGTATTAATTGCTAGCGAGAGTTTAAAAATAGTAGATAATTGCTCATTTTTAGGCAATGCTTTATTTGATAATAATTACAATGTAAATGTAGGTTCGAAAGCTTTTGCTTTTGAAATTTGCAATCCTTTAAAAATTTTAGAAACTAGTGATTATGAAGGTATGAAAGCTTATATAGAAGATAAAAGAGAAGAAATAGCTTCCATGCTTTCAGAGCTTGCAGTGGCTATTGCTACTTATACTCCTAGTCAAAGCTTTGGTGGATCAAATTTTGACTCTATGAATGACTTTGATTTTACTAAGCTTTTTAAATAA
- a CDS encoding superoxide dismutase family protein: MKKIILGSLLVSSFLIGANLENFDPKAQKDHLVIKMEILDKKNNKEAGEVVAVQTPYGVAFYPNLQGLESGIHGFHVHENADCGATDKGLGMKAGGHWDPEKTGAHSSPWDDKGHKGDLPPLYVEKDGKAINPVLAPKIKTLDELKSHSLMIHFGGDNHSDHPAALGGGGARMACGVIK; the protein is encoded by the coding sequence ATGAAAAAAATTATACTAGGTTCTTTATTAGTATCAAGTTTTTTAATCGGAGCAAATTTGGAAAATTTTGATCCAAAAGCACAAAAAGATCATTTAGTTATCAAAATGGAAATTCTTGATAAAAAAAACAATAAAGAGGCAGGTGAAGTAGTGGCAGTACAAACTCCTTATGGAGTAGCATTTTATCCAAATCTACAAGGTTTAGAAAGTGGAATTCATGGTTTTCATGTTCATGAAAATGCTGATTGTGGTGCAACCGATAAAGGTTTAGGTATGAAAGCAGGTGGACATTGGGATCCTGAAAAAACCGGTGCACATTCAAGTCCATGGGATGATAAAGGTCATAAAGGTGATTTACCACCACTTTATGTAGAAAAAGATGGTAAAGCAATCAATCCTGTGCTTGCACCAAAAATCAAAACTCTTGATGAGCTTAAAAGCCACTCATTAATGATACATTTTGGAGGAGATAATCACAGCGATCATCCTGCAGCGCTTGGCGGAGGTGGTGCTAGAATGGCTTGCGGAGTGATTAAATAA
- a CDS encoding helix-turn-helix domain-containing protein, giving the protein MLVFPKDFEKVSKNFLNNSLLSICHYQKNSLNDKNQEVVFKDYAMVFILKGSKSIYTIDNHFSIKKDELAFFTKNSFSIRDYLNSENIYESIILCFKESILIEFVFKYQELICKLNSLKCAKSLFSLKIDSVTKSIFQSFLLYINASRNNEYLLRLKFEELFLSLLYSEDNAEFLAFLKTILNSFKLDLYKMFLYCQNDFENVASMARFSKMDMASFSRNFKQSFGISPKEWLDNKRFEKAKFLLEFSTKNITQICSELGFNSPAWFIARYKKRYGVTPKQEQKSKNLYFLS; this is encoded by the coding sequence ATGTTGGTTTTTCCAAAAGACTTTGAAAAAGTCAGTAAAAATTTCTTAAATAATTCTTTGTTGTCTATATGTCATTATCAAAAGAATTCTTTAAATGATAAAAATCAAGAAGTTGTATTCAAAGATTATGCCATGGTTTTTATATTAAAAGGCTCTAAAAGTATTTATACTATTGATAATCATTTTAGTATAAAAAAAGATGAACTTGCTTTTTTTACAAAAAATTCTTTTTCTATCAGAGATTATTTAAATAGCGAAAACATATATGAGTCTATTATTTTATGTTTTAAAGAGAGTATTTTGATAGAGTTTGTATTTAAATATCAAGAATTAATTTGTAAGTTAAATTCATTAAAATGCGCCAAAAGTTTATTTAGTTTAAAAATAGATTCTGTAACTAAAAGTATTTTTCAATCTTTTTTGCTTTATATAAATGCTTCTAGAAATAATGAATATTTGCTTAGATTAAAATTTGAAGAATTATTTTTATCTTTATTGTATAGTGAAGATAATGCAGAATTTTTGGCTTTTTTAAAAACTATTTTAAATAGTTTTAAATTAGATCTTTACAAGATGTTTTTATATTGCCAGAATGATTTTGAAAATGTGGCTTCTATGGCTAGATTTAGCAAAATGGATATGGCAAGTTTTAGTCGTAATTTTAAGCAAAGTTTTGGAATAAGTCCTAAAGAATGGCTTGATAATAAACGCTTTGAAAAAGCCAAATTTTTACTAGAATTTTCTACAAAAAATATTACTCAAATTTGTAGTGAACTTGGATTTAATTCTCCTGCTTGGTTTATAGCAAGATATAAAAAAAGATATGGTGTTACTCCAAAACAAGAGCAAAAATCAAAAAACTTATATTTTTTATCTTAA
- a CDS encoding ATP-binding protein: protein MKKSILTLALFAFCSASALEVQEFKGFAHPESIYVDESVVYVSNVGKELTPLNKDNDGFISKLDSDGKIVELEFIKNLNAPKGMSKIGDILYVVDIDIVYGFNVKNKKEIFKLPIKNAVFLNDIVVLNNNTLLVSDTGTGYIHKVFLKDKKYENFIHLDSKYGGPNGLLIDKNTLFVAGYDPSDKTGGKIISIDLNTKKIQELSNKIEQFDGIVFDQSKNLLVSSWGKDLQGYIYSLKDNKEIKLDLDSIKGPADMFFDGKYLWVPKMAENTLIKVKL from the coding sequence ATGAAAAAAAGTATTTTGACTTTGGCTTTATTTGCATTTTGCAGTGCGAGTGCTTTAGAGGTTCAAGAATTTAAAGGTTTTGCTCATCCTGAGAGTATATATGTTGATGAAAGTGTAGTTTATGTGTCTAATGTAGGAAAAGAATTAACTCCACTAAACAAAGACAACGATGGTTTTATCTCAAAATTAGACAGTGATGGAAAAATTGTAGAATTAGAATTTATCAAAAATCTTAATGCACCAAAGGGTATGTCTAAAATAGGCGATATTTTATATGTAGTAGATATTGATATTGTTTATGGTTTTAATGTAAAAAACAAAAAAGAAATTTTTAAACTCCCTATAAAAAATGCAGTATTTTTAAATGATATAGTAGTGTTAAATAATAACACATTGCTAGTTAGTGATACAGGAACAGGATATATCCATAAGGTGTTTTTAAAAGATAAAAAATATGAAAACTTTATCCATTTAGATTCAAAATATGGTGGTCCAAATGGATTATTGATAGATAAGAATACTTTATTTGTAGCAGGTTATGATCCAAGTGATAAAACAGGTGGAAAAATCATTAGTATTGATTTAAATACAAAGAAAATTCAAGAATTAAGCAACAAAATAGAACAATTTGATGGTATAGTATTTGATCAAAGTAAAAATCTTTTAGTATCAAGCTGGGGTAAAGATCTGCAAGGATATATTTATTCTTTAAAAGATAATAAAGAGATAAAACTAGATTTAGATTCTATAAAAGGTCCTGCAGATATGTTTTTTGATGGCAAATATTTATGGGTGCCGAAAATGGCAGAAAACACTTTAATTAAAGTAAAATTATAA
- a CDS encoding zf-TFIIB domain-containing protein has translation MNCPVCENTALMMSERNGVEIDYCPKCRGVWLDRGELDKIIERNATQNIQSTQQNYSHQNYNQQANYHHNNGYKYKKKESWLGELFDF, from the coding sequence ATGAATTGTCCAGTTTGTGAAAACACAGCTTTAATGATGAGTGAAAGGAATGGTGTTGAAATTGATTATTGCCCAAAATGTCGTGGAGTTTGGCTTGATCGTGGTGAACTTGATAAAATTATAGAAAGAAATGCTACTCAAAACATTCAAAGTACTCAGCAAAATTATAGTCATCAAAACTACAACCAACAAGCAAATTATCATCACAACAATGGTTATAAGTATAAAAAGAAAGAAAGTTGGCTTGGAGAATTATTTGACTTTTAA
- the ung gene encoding uracil-DNA glycosylase, whose protein sequence is MEINLEKIKMNEDWKEFLKDEFLKSYFLDIKVKYIKTLHEGKTIYPPANLIFNAFNLTPLKDLKIIILGQDPYHNPNQAMGLSFSVPIGIKIPPSLLNIYKEIQDDLNIPIAKHGDLSKWAKQGILLLNSILSVEANKPTSHANFGWQNFTDAVIAKLSQEKEGLIFLLWGTYARNKKNLIDAQKHYILEAAHPSPLARNAFLGCKHFSKSNEILLKLGKTSIDWNLNS, encoded by the coding sequence ATGGAAATTAATTTAGAAAAAATAAAAATGAATGAAGATTGGAAAGAATTTTTAAAAGATGAATTTTTAAAATCATATTTTTTAGACATAAAAGTCAAATATATTAAAACCCTACATGAAGGTAAAACCATATATCCACCAGCAAATCTAATATTTAATGCTTTTAATCTCACTCCTTTAAAAGATTTAAAAATTATAATTTTAGGTCAAGATCCCTATCACAATCCAAATCAAGCTATGGGATTAAGCTTTAGTGTGCCAATAGGAATTAAAATCCCCCCATCTTTGCTTAATATCTACAAAGAAATACAAGATGATTTAAATATTCCTATAGCAAAGCATGGAGATCTTAGCAAATGGGCTAAACAGGGAATTTTACTCTTAAATTCTATTTTGAGTGTAGAAGCTAATAAACCCACTTCTCATGCAAATTTTGGATGGCAAAATTTCACAGATGCAGTTATTGCAAAACTAAGTCAAGAAAAAGAAGGTTTGATATTTTTACTTTGGGGAACTTATGCTAGAAATAAAAAAAATTTAATCGATGCTCAAAAACATTACATTTTAGAAGCAGCACATCCTTCTCCTTTAGCTAGAAATGCTTTTTTAGGCTGTAAGCATTTTTCAAAAAGTAATGAAATTTTACTAAAACTCGGCAAAACATCTATTGATTGGAATTTAAACTCATAA
- a CDS encoding sensor histidine kinase, translating into MKSENFNNTIFKILALYIITSGFFLTIFFITFYQKEASYIRLNQLTHIYTHHNYILQNIIESRHNQIPLEKINFTDISNKLNTSFAIIVDNQIIFSNLSFDAFGILNQLKKNDFIYTKNQKLFIDFLRVRNLDAYIDSDNTKKPRHYFKFLRHKNIHIIIEANDLGFQKEQYRKDNYNNININDFSKELWKLKLKTIFYTLICITLLAIIAYVLILFVFKNIKEQFNALNDFIKDTTHEINTPLSVILASVKKFDDTNLNQNNIKKLNHIKLASKNLNHIYQNLIALNFFIQKNNTKENINLKELIEQRIEYFEILITQKNLILETNLSEQFFYANKEEIQILFDNLLSNAIKYTNSFKKIYILLSQNTLIIKDEGQGMSQKEMAQIFTRYKRFNQDQGGFGIGLNLVKQIADKNNIDIKILSEENKGSEFILSWQG; encoded by the coding sequence ATGAAAAGTGAAAATTTCAATAATACCATCTTTAAAATTCTAGCACTTTATATCATCACTAGTGGATTTTTTCTCACTATATTTTTCATTACTTTTTATCAAAAAGAAGCAAGTTATATTCGCTTAAATCAACTCACGCATATATACACTCATCATAATTATATTTTACAAAATATCATAGAATCAAGACATAATCAAATTCCGCTAGAAAAAATCAACTTTACTGATATTTCTAATAAACTTAATACTTCATTTGCTATTATCGTAGATAATCAGATTATATTTAGCAATCTTTCTTTTGATGCTTTTGGAATTTTAAACCAACTTAAAAAAAATGATTTTATTTATACTAAAAATCAAAAATTATTTATAGATTTTCTAAGAGTTCGAAATCTTGATGCCTATATAGATAGCGATAATACAAAAAAACCTAGACATTATTTTAAATTTTTAAGACATAAAAATATTCACATTATAATAGAAGCAAATGATCTTGGTTTTCAAAAAGAACAATATAGAAAAGATAATTATAATAATATCAATATCAATGATTTCTCCAAAGAGTTATGGAAATTAAAATTAAAAACTATTTTTTATACACTTATTTGTATTACATTGCTTGCAATTATTGCTTATGTGTTAATATTGTTTGTGTTTAAAAATATAAAAGAACAATTTAACGCTTTAAATGATTTTATCAAAGATACTACTCACGAAATTAATACACCATTAAGTGTAATTTTAGCTAGTGTAAAAAAATTTGATGATACAAATTTAAATCAAAATAACATAAAAAAACTAAATCACATTAAATTAGCTAGTAAAAATCTAAATCACATCTACCAAAATCTTATAGCTTTAAATTTTTTTATACAAAAAAATAATACAAAAGAAAACATCAATTTAAAAGAGTTAATCGAACAAAGAATAGAATATTTTGAAATTTTAATCACACAAAAAAATCTTATTTTAGAAACAAATCTTTCAGAGCAATTTTTTTATGCAAATAAAGAAGAAATACAAATTTTATTTGACAATCTTTTAAGCAATGCTATAAAATACACCAACTCTTTTAAAAAAATATATATTTTACTAAGCCAAAACACGTTAATCATTAAAGATGAAGGACAAGGAATGAGCCAAAAAGAAATGGCACAAATTTTTACTCGCTATAAGCGATTTAATCAAGATCAAGGTGGTTTTGGCATAGGTTTAAATTTAGTCAAACAAATAGCAGATAAAAACAATATTGACATTAAAATATTAAGTGAAGAAAATAAAGGAAGCGAATTTATACTTTCTTGGCAAGGATAA